In Bacteriovorax stolpii, a single genomic region encodes these proteins:
- the murD gene encoding UDP-N-acetylmuramoyl-L-alanine--D-glutamate ligase, with protein sequence MFTLKNKRIAVYGMGVSGLSALRFVKALEGDLIAINGGEVSSWAKSPGVLDFVSKEACFSETDSALPAKLNSVDLVILSPGIPRDHKLLKPLLDKNIPVWGEIELAYQYLEANNFLRPMIGITGTNGKTTTTTFLGEMIEADHKKVFVGGNIGVPFCDYAYDVFKNQNHADFILLELSSFQLESIDHFHVNVAMILNLFQNHGERYATIEEYGRSKFFITNRFTENDVLIYPEDFPIIKNWAETQKGKKLSINTGAPEIDFPIGNFKLPGIHNKVNLAFILKAAKSLGLSPKAIQHSIDTFAGVHHRIEYVDKVVGLPSFRAYNDAKSTNWDATMTAVKAMEDFNLPIHLIIGGKKRGHGDSILPHLDFLKSRVAHFYLIGEMGAEIESEIKGKVSYQKKDTLEGTLKFLRENFSADKGVLLFSPAFPSFDQFQNYAQRGETFVKLLGTPS encoded by the coding sequence ATGTTTACACTAAAAAATAAAAGAATTGCAGTTTATGGGATGGGTGTTTCTGGACTCTCGGCCCTTCGTTTTGTTAAAGCTCTTGAGGGCGATCTGATCGCCATCAATGGAGGTGAAGTCAGTTCATGGGCCAAGAGTCCGGGAGTGCTTGATTTTGTCTCTAAAGAGGCGTGTTTCTCGGAAACAGACTCCGCCTTGCCAGCTAAATTAAATTCAGTTGATCTGGTGATCTTGAGCCCGGGAATTCCCCGCGACCACAAACTTCTCAAACCTCTTTTGGATAAAAACATTCCGGTGTGGGGAGAAATTGAACTCGCGTACCAATACCTTGAGGCCAATAATTTTTTAAGACCTATGATTGGTATCACTGGCACCAACGGCAAAACGACAACGACAACTTTCTTAGGTGAGATGATAGAGGCCGATCACAAAAAAGTTTTTGTCGGTGGAAACATTGGCGTTCCATTTTGTGATTACGCTTACGATGTTTTTAAAAATCAAAACCACGCCGACTTTATCCTGCTTGAACTTTCTAGTTTTCAGCTAGAGAGCATTGATCATTTCCACGTGAATGTGGCGATGATCTTAAACCTTTTCCAAAACCATGGAGAGCGCTACGCGACGATTGAAGAGTACGGGCGTTCGAAATTTTTTATCACTAATCGTTTTACAGAAAACGATGTGCTGATTTATCCGGAAGATTTTCCTATTATTAAAAACTGGGCAGAGACTCAGAAAGGAAAAAAACTTTCCATCAATACAGGAGCTCCAGAGATTGATTTTCCCATTGGGAATTTCAAACTTCCAGGAATTCACAACAAAGTAAATCTTGCTTTTATTTTAAAAGCAGCAAAGAGCTTAGGTCTTTCACCAAAGGCCATCCAGCATTCAATCGATACATTCGCCGGTGTCCATCACCGCATTGAATACGTCGACAAAGTTGTAGGTCTTCCATCTTTTCGCGCATACAACGATGCTAAGAGTACGAACTGGGACGCGACGATGACGGCAGTGAAGGCGATGGAGGATTTTAATCTTCCTATTCACTTAATCATCGGCGGGAAAAAGAGAGGGCATGGAGATTCGATTCTTCCTCATCTGGATTTCTTAAAATCAAGAGTCGCGCATTTTTACTTAATTGGTGAAATGGGGGCGGAAATTGAAAGTGAAATCAAAGGGAAAGTGTCTTATCAAAAAAAGGATACTTTGGAAGGAACATTGAAGTTTCTAAGAGAGAATTTTAGTGCCGATAAGGGAGTTTTACTTTTTTCTCCGGCATTCCCATCGTTTGATCAATTTCAAAACTACGCTCAGCGTGGTGAAACCTTCGTCAAACTTCTGGGAACACCCTCTTAG
- a CDS encoding M24 family metallopeptidase: protein MAKTGFLGNTELKNNINALKSFMKSKKLEGFYLSSSDIFLNEYVPLADCHRYYVTGFTGSTAEVIVPLEGRVMLFIDGRYYEQADLECDPSLVEVFKVPYGTGLRQAMKEAISSRKLKSLGVEGDRIELSLYNDFKTQLKTEAFNNAELSKVISFQDFSFNKKIMELPLSLVGETTKSKLERILNDGEVFFISALDSIAWLTNMRRYEMPSQSTFRAKALATRERVYLLMEHIEGEIQSDVIDLSIGKFSELEKFLALVNEYETEWKKKSGETTYKFNKIFYSANSTNAADYLKLSAHFGVDKMINRPEGLIPFHALKNEAELQAMQDSFNKADTAIYETILWVKESIKNGASFSELDFYHKANEFYKNNGALDQSFNTIAAFGPNSSIIHYGNPSADVAFKKNEMVLLDSGGYFESGYATDTTRAFLSGGEASPRQKEVYTLVLQSILHTLNAVFPEGTWGSVVDGVARQPIFKAGLNYNHGTGHGVGINVHEGGFRLSTTSNVPLRENTVGSIEPGIYIPGFGGVRLENVATVERHPEYKNMLRFKNMVYVGFDHDLIDFNMLSEQEKTWLDEYEKECAKRGRSFKYKK, encoded by the coding sequence ATGGCAAAGACTGGTTTTCTAGGAAATACGGAACTTAAAAACAATATTAACGCTTTGAAATCATTCATGAAATCAAAGAAGCTCGAGGGCTTCTATCTCTCGAGTTCAGATATTTTTTTGAATGAATATGTGCCTCTGGCCGACTGTCACCGCTATTACGTCACAGGCTTTACGGGCTCAACGGCCGAAGTTATCGTGCCGCTTGAAGGCCGAGTGATGCTTTTTATCGATGGCCGTTATTATGAACAGGCCGATCTTGAGTGCGACCCTTCTCTGGTTGAAGTTTTCAAAGTTCCTTACGGGACAGGACTTCGTCAGGCGATGAAAGAGGCAATCAGCTCTCGCAAACTAAAATCTCTAGGAGTTGAAGGGGATCGCATTGAGCTTTCTCTTTACAACGATTTTAAAACACAACTTAAGACAGAAGCGTTTAACAACGCTGAACTCTCGAAAGTCATTTCATTCCAGGACTTTTCTTTCAACAAGAAAATCATGGAGCTTCCACTTTCACTTGTTGGTGAAACAACAAAAAGCAAACTTGAGCGCATTTTAAATGACGGCGAGGTTTTCTTTATCAGCGCTCTTGATTCAATTGCATGGTTAACGAACATGCGCCGTTATGAGATGCCAAGCCAGAGTACGTTTAGGGCAAAAGCACTAGCGACTCGCGAGCGCGTTTATTTATTAATGGAGCATATTGAAGGAGAGATTCAAAGCGATGTGATCGATCTTTCTATTGGAAAGTTCTCTGAGCTGGAAAAATTTCTGGCGTTAGTAAATGAATACGAAACAGAGTGGAAGAAAAAATCTGGTGAGACAACGTACAAGTTCAACAAGATTTTCTATTCGGCCAATTCAACAAATGCCGCTGACTACTTAAAACTAAGCGCTCACTTTGGCGTTGATAAAATGATCAACAGACCAGAAGGGCTGATCCCATTCCACGCTTTAAAAAACGAAGCGGAACTTCAAGCGATGCAGGACTCTTTCAATAAAGCTGACACTGCTATCTACGAAACGATTTTATGGGTAAAAGAAAGCATTAAAAATGGAGCGAGCTTCTCAGAGCTAGATTTCTACCATAAGGCCAATGAGTTCTATAAAAACAACGGGGCCCTGGACCAAAGTTTTAATACGATTGCCGCTTTTGGACCTAACTCTTCAATCATTCACTACGGAAATCCAAGCGCCGACGTAGCGTTTAAGAAAAATGAAATGGTTCTTCTTGATTCTGGTGGATACTTTGAGTCAGGATACGCGACTGATACAACCAGAGCTTTTTTAAGTGGAGGAGAAGCAAGTCCTCGCCAAAAAGAAGTTTACACTCTTGTTCTTCAGTCTATTCTTCACACTTTAAATGCTGTGTTCCCAGAAGGGACATGGGGATCAGTGGTTGATGGTGTGGCAAGACAGCCGATCTTTAAAGCTGGTTTAAACTACAACCACGGAACAGGCCACGGAGTAGGGATCAACGTTCACGAAGGGGGCTTCAGGCTTTCAACGACGTCAAATGTTCCTCTGAGAGAAAACACTGTTGGGTCAATCGAGCCAGGAATTTACATTCCAGGTTTTGGTGGAGTCCGTTTAGAAAACGTAGCGACGGTTGAGCGCCATCCGGAGTACAAAAACATGCTTCGCTTTAAGAACATGGTGTATGTTGGATTTGATCATGACCTGATCGATTTTAATATGCTTTCTGAGCAAGAGAAGACATGGCTTGATGAGTACGAAAAAGAATGCGCAAAACGCGGTAGAAGTTTTAAATACAAAAAATAA
- a CDS encoding matrixin family metalloprotease: protein MKYTLAALGLLLAFNASAFTLNNSAKLTFAQDEVKVNLAGGFCANLGITDEEFMSIIGKAVDTFWNKSPTSRLKLRKGSIVNVDSAFHTDTICTPSTNCTPNPDLEVSSDILISCNTNVSNFSSSAILGVTIPNNVSGDTIYGSLVLINDQANNQFKNKSAEQKASIIAHELGHAFGLGHSPVEDSLMYYATMANRKSLGRDDIDGISYLYPKKQPFSGCGTVDFSGGDKPNYWGGLFIGFALIALVELMRKKRAV, encoded by the coding sequence ATGAAATACACGCTCGCAGCTCTTGGGCTTCTTCTCGCTTTTAATGCTTCGGCATTTACTCTGAACAATTCTGCCAAACTGACTTTTGCTCAAGACGAAGTCAAAGTAAATCTCGCAGGAGGATTCTGCGCGAATCTTGGTATCACTGATGAAGAGTTTATGAGTATTATCGGCAAGGCCGTCGATACTTTCTGGAACAAGTCGCCGACCAGCCGATTGAAACTAAGAAAAGGAAGCATCGTGAACGTCGATTCAGCTTTTCATACTGATACAATCTGTACTCCATCGACGAACTGTACACCTAACCCTGACCTGGAAGTCTCCAGCGATATCCTCATCAGTTGCAACACTAACGTTTCAAACTTTTCCAGCTCTGCTATTTTAGGGGTTACTATTCCCAATAATGTCAGTGGCGACACTATTTATGGGTCGTTGGTTTTAATCAATGATCAAGCTAATAATCAGTTTAAAAATAAATCGGCCGAACAAAAAGCTTCTATCATCGCCCATGAACTAGGCCATGCTTTTGGCCTGGGGCACTCTCCGGTAGAAGACTCACTGATGTATTATGCAACAATGGCCAACAGAAAAAGCCTGGGCCGCGATGATATCGATGGTATCTCTTACCTCTATCCTAAAAAGCAGCCTTTTAGTGGCTGTGGGACTGTGGATTTTAGCGGTGGTGATAAACCCAATTACTGGGGCGGACTGTTTATTGGATTTGCCCTGATTGCTTTGGTTGAATTAATGAGAAAAAAAAGAGCGGTTTAA
- a CDS encoding transporter, whose protein sequence is MKKIKYLTLMLFISTPLFAATSSAGPTSRDLNFSLGNLCEYVGKIQTDGEGKSNTCSFLPTLAGSYDIFLTKELALSPQLGATLPKSGRDENIKRMTLFALLNGKYKTSYLTFIAGAGLYFTRIWGPGGDEELNNGNSTDSFPLPKDPVYSRNFIVNLGASYDFNTTWSAELYTYVFNALESEDRAFSVGATLSYHFGDVL, encoded by the coding sequence ATGAAGAAAATAAAATACCTGACACTAATGCTTTTTATCAGTACTCCGCTCTTTGCTGCGACCAGCAGTGCGGGCCCAACTTCAAGAGATTTAAACTTCTCCTTGGGGAATCTCTGCGAGTACGTAGGAAAAATTCAGACTGATGGCGAAGGAAAGTCTAATACATGCAGCTTTCTTCCAACTCTTGCTGGAAGCTATGACATCTTTTTAACTAAGGAATTAGCTCTTTCTCCACAGCTTGGCGCAACCCTCCCGAAGTCAGGTCGCGATGAAAATATCAAGCGCATGACTCTCTTTGCTCTCTTAAACGGCAAGTATAAGACGTCTTACCTGACTTTTATTGCAGGAGCAGGCCTCTACTTCACCAGGATCTGGGGACCCGGAGGAGATGAAGAACTCAATAACGGCAACAGCACCGACTCATTCCCTCTTCCTAAAGACCCGGTCTACTCGAGAAACTTTATTGTGAACCTGGGCGCAAGCTACGACTTCAATACGACCTGGTCTGCCGAACTCTACACCTATGTCTTTAACGCTCTAGAAAGCGAAGACAGGGCCTTTAGTGTTGGCGCTACACTCTCTTATCACTTTGGAGATGTCCTATGA
- a CDS encoding aminotransferase class V-fold PLP-dependent enzyme, with protein MFDNFEMPKELIPSDPRFGSGPSLVPTEFLERLAKTGHEFMGTSHRKPGVKNVVKELQDGIKKYFNLPEGYLVALGNGGATLLFDMIALGIVEKKVTHFTCGEFSEKWYKASKLVPWITAEQVSVPFGKGINGKAVAGSDMIAVTLNETSTGVQISELPVVDANTILAVDATSGAGQCPCDVSKTDLFIFSPQKVFASDGGLWVAIMSPKAQARAKKIAADKSRYIPDIMSWEHAMTNSEANQTYNTPALATIFIMNEQVKRMNEQGYAEIQKLSQKKADLLYSWAESKPYLSCFIEEKQFRSIAVATIDVDAKVNVDDVIKYLEKKKYVYGIDGYRKLGRNQFRISMFHNISYGDLEKLTKLLSLMIESKL; from the coding sequence ATGTTTGATAATTTCGAAATGCCAAAAGAACTTATTCCAAGTGACCCACGTTTTGGTTCAGGGCCTTCTCTTGTACCAACAGAATTTTTAGAAAGACTGGCAAAAACCGGCCATGAGTTCATGGGAACAAGCCATAGAAAGCCAGGTGTAAAAAACGTTGTTAAAGAACTTCAAGACGGAATCAAAAAATATTTTAACCTTCCAGAAGGCTACCTTGTAGCTTTAGGAAATGGTGGAGCAACACTTCTTTTTGATATGATTGCTCTAGGGATCGTTGAAAAGAAAGTCACTCACTTCACTTGTGGAGAGTTCTCTGAGAAGTGGTATAAAGCTTCTAAGCTTGTTCCGTGGATTACAGCAGAGCAAGTTTCTGTACCATTTGGAAAAGGAATTAACGGTAAGGCTGTTGCTGGGTCAGATATGATCGCAGTTACACTTAATGAAACTTCAACAGGTGTTCAGATTTCTGAACTTCCAGTCGTTGATGCTAATACAATTCTTGCAGTAGATGCTACATCTGGAGCAGGACAGTGCCCGTGTGATGTTTCTAAGACTGACCTTTTCATCTTCTCTCCACAAAAAGTTTTCGCTTCAGATGGAGGATTATGGGTAGCGATCATGTCGCCAAAAGCTCAGGCGCGCGCAAAGAAAATCGCTGCTGATAAGTCTCGCTACATTCCAGACATCATGAGCTGGGAGCACGCGATGACAAACTCAGAGGCTAACCAGACTTACAATACTCCGGCCCTTGCAACAATCTTCATTATGAATGAACAAGTAAAGAGAATGAACGAGCAAGGATACGCAGAAATTCAAAAACTTTCTCAGAAGAAAGCAGACCTGCTTTATTCATGGGCAGAATCTAAGCCATACCTTTCTTGCTTTATTGAAGAAAAACAATTCCGTTCAATCGCAGTAGCGACAATTGACGTTGATGCAAAAGTTAACGTGGATGACGTGATCAAATACCTTGAAAAGAAAAAATATGTTTACGGAATTGATGGATACAGAAAACTGGGGAGAAACCAGTTTAGAATTTCTATGTTCCATAACATCTCTTACGGGGATCTGGAGAAGTTAACAAAACTTCTTTCTCTAATGATTGAATCAAAACTTTAA
- a CDS encoding L,D-transpeptidase, translating to MKSLVLSVFVICSLNLAHGAESVPYNILDELNPRDPQIEEILQYYDERYTEETGQSPFIGEGGLEKGWCYQSACPVWARIIRAEQMMYLYIDGVVTYVWLVSTGMSGYRTPAMDQNPNGRIYDRYSSTTWPGGDYNGLGNMPYAVFIYGGYAIHGTTRGNWPMLGKPASHGCIRLHPDNAFIFNRMVRNTGVGSVWVTVE from the coding sequence ATGAAGTCATTAGTCCTGTCTGTCTTTGTGATTTGCTCTCTTAACCTTGCCCATGGGGCCGAAAGTGTGCCCTATAATATCCTCGATGAATTAAATCCGCGCGACCCACAGATTGAAGAAATCCTCCAATATTATGACGAACGCTACACCGAAGAAACTGGGCAATCGCCATTCATAGGTGAAGGTGGCCTGGAGAAAGGTTGGTGTTACCAAAGCGCTTGCCCTGTTTGGGCGCGAATCATCCGTGCAGAGCAAATGATGTATCTCTACATCGATGGAGTGGTAACTTATGTCTGGCTGGTTTCAACCGGTATGTCTGGATACAGAACACCGGCGATGGATCAAAACCCTAACGGAAGAATTTATGACCGTTACTCGTCAACTACCTGGCCAGGTGGTGATTACAACGGACTTGGTAATATGCCTTACGCCGTCTTTATTTACGGAGGATATGCCATTCACGGAACAACCAGAGGGAATTGGCCAATGTTAGGAAAACCAGCTTCTCACGGATGCATTCGCCTGCATCCTGACAATGCCTTTATCTTTAACCGCATGGTTAGAAATACTGGTGTAGGTTCAGTATGGGTAACAGTGGAATAA
- a CDS encoding class I SAM-dependent methyltransferase: MLTERQAREKTYYEQYALTFDPTKRIDLSPVEGKEQRPWNSYWRTYELSKRHYQSIYHTPVSLLDFGCGPGDNALRFSKIGYQVTGFDICEENVKNCREIFSLYPTDESARFVVCAAESLPFPDHSFDTIVGIDILHHVDIAAAMNEIHRVLKENGIAIFREPLDVPLLDRLRNTKLMKKLFPNTPSLDHHITPDERKLNSEDLKLIRKMFPDMEVERSLILSRLDKFIRQPGDKRASWLEKMDYFLSKLVPYWSYLGGAAVIIIRKKTLMSFIPLLPILNLHQYF; encoded by the coding sequence ATGCTCACAGAAAGGCAGGCCAGAGAAAAAACCTACTATGAACAATACGCTCTGACGTTTGACCCAACCAAGCGCATTGACCTCTCTCCGGTTGAAGGAAAAGAGCAGAGGCCTTGGAATAGTTACTGGAGAACGTATGAGCTCTCAAAGCGACATTACCAGTCGATTTACCACACACCAGTCTCACTCCTGGATTTCGGCTGTGGTCCCGGCGATAATGCTTTGAGATTTTCCAAGATTGGCTACCAGGTCACTGGCTTTGATATCTGTGAAGAAAATGTAAAAAACTGTCGTGAGATTTTCTCTCTTTATCCCACGGATGAGAGCGCGCGCTTTGTGGTCTGTGCGGCCGAAAGTCTTCCTTTTCCAGATCACTCTTTTGACACGATTGTCGGAATTGATATTCTTCATCACGTCGACATAGCAGCAGCAATGAATGAAATTCATCGTGTCCTCAAAGAAAACGGTATCGCTATTTTCAGAGAGCCTCTGGATGTTCCTTTACTAGACAGGCTAAGAAATACCAAACTTATGAAAAAGCTTTTCCCCAATACGCCCTCACTCGACCACCATATCACTCCAGATGAAAGAAAGCTTAACTCAGAAGATTTAAAACTCATCCGTAAAATGTTTCCTGATATGGAAGTTGAAAGAAGTCTTATTCTTTCGAGGCTTGATAAATTTATCAGGCAACCGGGAGATAAAAGAGCAAGCTGGCTTGAGAAAATGGATTATTTCTTAAGCAAGCTTGTTCCCTATTGGAGTTATCTTGGTGGGGCCGCTGTGATCATTATCAGAAAAAAGACCCTCATGAGCTTTATTCCACTGTTACCCATACTGAACCTACACCAGTATTTCTAA